The sequence below is a genomic window from Candidatus Thiodiazotropha endoloripes.
GGTCATCAGTATGATCCTGCTCGCTATTATCACACTTCTGAGTGTCAGTTCGATGCGTAATACAAACATCGAAACAAAGATTGCGGCCAACCATCAGCTCAAGGAGCTAAGCTTTCAAGCTGCTGAAAACGCCCTTTCGATCGTTACCGGAACATCAACCAGTGACCTGGTGACTGACTACAACCTTGATGTACCAAACGTCATTGGACAGACACTCACCACTGGCAACTTTTACGAGTCAAGCGGCGTCACTGATCAAGCGGACATTCGCGCCAATATCGATATGACCTATGAAGATTTCATCGATCCAAAGCAGGGAATGGGCAACAGGCTCTTTTCCGGCTACCAGTTTGATGTTTCAACCCACCTATTCCAAGTGGATGCTTTTGGCCATGTTGGCAACAGCGGATCTCAAACCCACAACAGGATGCAGGTTGCACTGATCAGGCAGTAAGGAGCACAGTATGTTATTCACGAAACAGACACCTCAATTCAAACACCAACTGCCTTCATTTTGCAGCGCGCTGATCCTCAGCCTCTCTGCACAGATCTCTGTGGCAGACGATATCGAGATCTACCTGCAAGAGCCACCAGATCCCGTACCGCCGAATGTACTGTTCGTACTTGACGAATCCGGCAGTATGAGCTCCGGCTCACCCTCCCGGAGAAACCAGCTGGTCGACGCGATGACAGGCGTGGTCAATAACCCGGATCTTGCCAACACCAACGCGGCGCTGCTCGGTTATACAACCCGCTGGGGTAACAACGGCACCCTCTACATGCGCGCTCATTCCGGTGAGTTCAAGCTATTCGATGGTAATGAATCCAGCTTCACTTCTCAGGTCTCCAGCCTGCAAACCATCAGCTATACCCCGACGGTTAAGGCAATGGAAGCTGCGGTAGACTGGTTCCGCCGCGATC
It includes:
- a CDS encoding pilus assembly PilX family protein, whose protein sequence is MITSTNRPARERGFALVISMILLAIITLLSVSSMRNTNIETKIAANHQLKELSFQAAENALSIVTGTSTSDLVTDYNLDVPNVIGQTLTTGNFYESSGVTDQADIRANIDMTYEDFIDPKQGMGNRLFSGYQFDVSTHLFQVDAFGHVGNSGSQTHNRMQVALIRQ